DNA from Leptotrichia wadei:
CTGAATTTTTTCTTGCATTAACGCAATGAAATTTTCAAAAAAAATTAAAAGTCATCTATTATTTTTTCAACTTTTTTAATTATTTCAGAATTATTATTTTTATTGCCAGCCTTAATCCCCAGTTAATACCCAATTTTATCCATTATATCTTTCCAGTAAATTTTTTTTCTATCATTTTCATTCTGATTTGTGTATATTTATCAATTTTCATTTTTCACCACCTCTGTATTATGATACCACAATTCTTGCGTTAATGCAAGAATTTTTTGAATAAAAAGAGTTATTCCAATTTTGAAATAACTCTATAAAAATCAATTTTACTGACACTATTTGCTTGGAACTAATTTAATAGTGACACCTGAAACTGTTAATTGGACATCATCATTAAAATAGGCATTTTTAAATTCTTTTACATAGAATCCGTCCCCGCTCGTACCAAAAACTTCGTTGATACCACCCTCAAACATATTATCTGATGAAATATTCCCATTTCCTTTTACTGCGATAACATCGTAAATTCCACGTTCAATATCCTTTCCAACAACATAGTTACCACTACTGAAAGTATATTCTTTTGGCTGGATTTTCTTTGGGTTTTAAATTTTGGTTTGTGCAGCCTTACTTGAAAGTTTTATAACTGCAGTGCCATTTACTGTAATAGAAATATCTTTTATCTAATTTTAAATTTTTAAATTCTTTAACACTTACACCATCATCTTGTGTTCCCATCACCTGATTGATTCCCCATCATACATGTTACTACTTGAAACATTTCCAGTACCCTTAATAGCAGTTATATCGTAAATCCCAGCAGGAATATCTACTCCTAACATAATGTCCTGCAGATAATTCAACTTCATAGGCTTCTGTTTGAGTGTTTTCTTTCTACTTTTTTATTTGCTTTAGTTTCTTTGAGTTCTACCCTTTTCCATCTCCGCATGATGCGATTAAAACACCTAAACACAAAATCAACAGCATTTTTCATAAATTTCCTCCATTTATATTTTATAAATTATTTACTTTCACAAGCGATCCCATCTCTATCCCTGTCTAAATGTCTTGCATATCCAGGCTCACCCTTTGATATTTTTATAGCCTTTTGATCTAGCTTCCTTACAATTTTTAAAATATAATGTTTCCGTAAATGCATTAGTACTGATAAATGCTAATGTCAAAATTACAAATAATTTTTTCATTTTGATTCCTCCATCTTTTATATATTCCGATTAACCCCAAATTTTATTATTTTATATATCTTTTCATTTCTTCCAACACTTGCAATCCTAAATCACAATTTCTAGCAACTTCATAACTAACTTCTTCTTGATATTTCATTAATTCTGCTGCAAATTCATTTGCTTCGTTTTCCAACTCTGGATTATAATTAAAAAAATTAATTTTCATAAGAAGTTTATTTTGAACTGTGATAAATCGCATGTCCTAATTCGTGGCACAG
Protein-coding regions in this window:
- a CDS encoding excalibur calcium-binding domain-containing protein; the encoded protein is MLKIVRKLDQKAIKISKGEPGYARHLDRDRDGIACESK
- a CDS encoding excalibur calcium-binding domain-containing protein, with product MKKLFVILTLAFISTNAFTETLYFKNCKEARSKGYKNIKG
- a CDS encoding ImmA/IrrE family metallo-endopeptidase, which encodes MVINEKLDEYSKLVVLCHELGHAIYHSSK